The segment atttggtatatttgtatagtTTTATACTTTTTGAGCTAAACAGAAATATTATGCAAAAGAATTGCTTTATTTCAACCTACTAAGCATGCATTTGCTTCTTTTAGGTGGTTGAATGGGGAAAAAATTCAAACTTTTTGCTATGCCTTGAAATATAGAACCTATTCTTTACTTTATATATACCTTGGAATTGTATGAATAAAACCATAAtcaatctcatttttcttgaatTTGCTTTGAAGAAGAGGGAGGAAAGGTATGTTGGTTGAACTCAGGGGTGTCAAATATGGATATATGTCCAGCACGGGTATTTAATTTTTTACTGAAGTCTTCATGTAATTGGAGGGTCCTTGGAGGATCATTTCCCGATACTCTCGTCTGAGAATGTGTGGGACATGGTACTATCACAAGAACTGAAGAGTCGGAGTAACATAGAAGGAAATTGTCTCCATGAACAAACTCCTAATACTGATGGTTCCCTATTTTATGCCTGTACGGTCTGGAAACTTCTAGATTTTAAGAACAAAATTTTGATATGGGACCCTTTTATCTCTAACTTAGAATTCACTGTATTTAAGGCCCTTTTTCAGGTATTTTAATCAAATGTACATTGTATAATCCTTTCTGCAGAATATACTTGTTAATATTCCTGAAAATCTTGCTATTGGTCCATACCAGGGTATACAAAGGAAAGGAGCAGCATTGTGGTCATAGGACTTAGTGTTCACACTGCGCCGGTGGAGATGCGTGAGAAACTTGCCATTCCTGAAGCAGAATGGCCACGAGCCATTGCCGAATTATGTGGTTTGAATCACATAGAAGAGGCTGCTGTTCTCAGCACCTGCAACAGGATGGAAATATATGTTGTGGCTCTATCACAGCATCGTGGAGTCAAAGAAGTAACTGAATGGATGTCAAAGGTACATTATTCGTTGGACTCTATAGTTTGTGATATTTACCTCTACGAAAACTCCAAATTGGCAGTAGTTTAAGTAACTGCAAATTGGTTGCAGACTAGTGGTATCCCAGTTTCAGAGATTTGCGAGCACCGGTTTTTGTTGTACAACAAGGATGCTACACAGCACATCTTTGAAGTATCTGCTGGTCTTGACTCTCTTGTTCTTGGAGAAGGTCAAATCCTTGCACAAGTTAAACAAGTTGTCAAAGTTGGGCAAGGTGTTGTTGGCTTTGGAAGGAACATTAGTGGGCTGTTCAAGCACGCAATTACTGTTGGGAAGCGTGTTAGAACAGAGACTAACATTGCTGCTGGGGCTGTTTCTGTTAGCTCTGCTGCTGTTGAACTGGCTTTAATGAAGCTGCCTGAGTCCTTGCATGCTACTGCTCGAATGTTGGTTATTGGTGCAGGAAAGATGGGGAAGCTTGTGATCAAGCACTTGGTGGCAAAAGGTTGCACCAAGATGGTTGTTGTTAACAGAAGTGAGGAGAAAGTTGCAGCAATCCGCGAGGAGATGCAAGGTGTTGAAATTATTTACAGGCCCTTGACAGACATGCTCGCTTGTTCAGCTGAAGCTGATGTGGTCTTCACCAGTACCGCATCAGAAACCCCATTGTTTCTGAAAGAGCATGTCAAGGATCTCCCCCCTGTCAGTTCTGAAGTTGGCGGTTTAAGGCTCTTCGTTGATATCTCTGTTCCACGAAATGTGGGATCATGTGTCTCAGATGTTGAAGGTGCACGTCTCTACAATGTTGATGACCTGAAGGAGGTTGTAGCTTCGAATAAAGAGGACCGGCTACGAAAAGCAATGGAAGCTCAGGCCATTATTGCTGAGGAATCAAAACAGTTTGAAGCATGGAGGGATTCACTGGAAACTGTTCCAACCATCAAGAAGTTGAGAGCCTATGCAGAGAGAATTCGAGTTGCAGAGTTGGAGAAATGCTTATCAAAGATGGGTGAAGATATCCCTAAGAAAACAAGGAGGGCTGTGGATGATCTCAGCCGGGGAATTGTGAATAAACTTCTCCATGGTCCAATGCAGCACCTGAGGTGTGATGGTAGCGACGATCGAACTCTTAGTGAGACCCTTGAGAACATGCATGCACTTAACAGAATGTTTGGCCTCGAGTCAGATATATCACTTTTCGAGCAGAAAATTCGAGCCAAGGTGGAACAAAGCCAAAAGTAAGTGTCAATATAGAATCTCTCGCGTTACAACCAATTACACTCCCTCACAGTCAAATAAGAGGAAATTTTCCTCACATTGTCATGAGTTTCTAGTGGAGTAACTAATCTATTTAGGGTCCTTGTGGGGTCGTCTTTCAATTCATTAATTTGTGCAATTCAGACGCTTGTGCTTGAATCTCATTTGACTTCACAGTCCTACAACATGATTGTTAGTGGTCTTTCGGCTTTGTAGTGTGCAGTATGAAGTGAGTTTGATCCCTGTATCATTCATCTATAGAATGTAAGATACCTATTTGAACAATATAAATCATTGTAATTAATTCACTACTTGTTTTAATATCAAGCTGGAATTTTCTGTGAAATtatttattcaaaattattttttcttttttgttaagTGAACTGCATTGCTGATTATGACCCCCAAAAAATGATAGGTACAGTCTATAAACAGCCAACCCAAAAGTGAAACAGGGAAGGGATGGTTCTTTCATTGCATCGATAGAAATCTATCTAGAAACAAAACATTCCTCTATTTCTTAGAGAATCGTTGGTTTCACCGACGAACTACATGGGCAAGTGGACCGTAGAACCGGCAATATGAATATGTATTGGCTAGATGTACACCTTGGCTGTTCTACTTGGCCTGCAATTTGTGACAGACTTGGTATAAAGTATTTGTCTGATTCCTGGGGAATGTTAAAAAAAGCCATAAATGGAATCACTCTATACACATGTATGGGCTTAATTCATTTTGTTTATCATTACAGGATAGTGGAGGTTGGGAATCTTACTATCAGTGGCAGCAATGGAAGTTGAATTCTGGGCTATACTAAGTATTTCTATTCATATGGGCTATGATCTATGGGCAAACCTGAAGTTACAGCCTAAAACACTCTGCCTTTGTGTCCTCAAACTTGAAGTTTAGTTATAATCCTTTTGAAAAGGTTGATTGGGAACCAAGCTGAGCTGAGCTGCAGTTGTCCATGGCTTGCACCAGAGGACAAATGAAGCAATATGTGGAGGATTGGGTGCAACAGGTGCCTCCATGGCAGACAATTTTATGaccaatgaatttctttcaaaacCAAAAGGAAGAAGACATACAAACTAGGGAGGGTACACCTTGCCTGCTAACTAAGATAGTCTAATGGTCGATATACATCGTTATAGCCTTTGGAATCACACTGACAACAGTAAGACTCCAAAAGGAAACCCTGACTGTACATTAAGGTCCATGAAAACCACATGGTTCATCAAATATCAGATGAGAGACCAACCAATTATGGTTAGACCCCCCCTCCCAGCTATCGTTATTCACCAATAATGCTGACAGAGACT is part of the Gossypium arboreum isolate Shixiya-1 chromosome 5, ASM2569848v2, whole genome shotgun sequence genome and harbors:
- the LOC108453608 gene encoding glutamyl-tRNA reductase 1, chloroplastic-like, with protein sequence MAVSSTFSGAKLERLLINSCSSPSASSLRACSLSHQQMKAFSKPNRGRKALAQRTGGVRCEVAQSDAINEGEKMDPSKASALSALEQLKTSAADRYTKERSSIVVIGLSVHTAPVEMREKLAIPEAEWPRAIAELCGLNHIEEAAVLSTCNRMEIYVVALSQHRGVKEVTEWMSKTSGIPVSEICEHRFLLYNKDATQHIFEVSAGLDSLVLGEGQILAQVKQVVKVGQGVVGFGRNISGLFKHAITVGKRVRTETNIAAGAVSVSSAAVELALMKLPESLHATARMLVIGAGKMGKLVIKHLVAKGCTKMVVVNRSEEKVAAIREEMQGVEIIYRPLTDMLACSAEADVVFTSTASETPLFLKEHVKDLPPVSSEVGGLRLFVDISVPRNVGSCVSDVEGARLYNVDDLKEVVASNKEDRLRKAMEAQAIIAEESKQFEAWRDSLETVPTIKKLRAYAERIRVAELEKCLSKMGEDIPKKTRRAVDDLSRGIVNKLLHGPMQHLRCDGSDDRTLSETLENMHALNRMFGLESDISLFEQKIRAKVEQSQK